TCTTGTTAGCAATAAAGATTTTCTTACCAAATGGAAAATATCTTTCTTCGCTACAGAAATCACCGCCTTGAATTTTTCTAATTCTGCAGCAACTTCAGCATTCTGTGATTTTAAATTTTCAACCAAAGGAAGTACCGATTCTTTCAAATCCTGAATCGTTTTCTGATAATTCTCCCAGGCTTTTTTCTGTCCCGCCTTTACAAAAGATTTTGCTTCAGATTCAATTTTTTCTAATTCTTCTGCAGTGGCCAACTGTTGTTCTTCGCCTTCAATTTCGATGGAGTAATCTAAAATCCATTCTTTGAATTTTAGTAATCCGTCAAATTCTCCTTCCCATTTCAATCGGTCTTCATCTTTATATCTTTCGTGAGATCCAGATGTTGAGTGACCTTGCGGCTGCGTAACTTCAATAACATGAACTACAACAGGAACACTTTCTGTTCTCGCAAAATGTTCCGCTCTTGCATAAGCATCTAAGAGCGATGGATAATCCCAAGCTTTTACCTGAATAATTTCACAACCTTGATTCTCTCCTTCTTTTCTTTGGAAGCCTGAAAGCATTTCTGCGATATCTGCTTTTGCTCTTTGATTATGGGTAGGAACAGAAATCCCGTAACCATCATCCCAAATTGAGGTGATCATCGGAACTTGTAAGGCACAAGCCGCATTTAAAGTTTCCCAGAAATGTCCTTCTGCCGTTGAGGCATCTCCGATGGTTCCAAAAGCAACCTCATTTCCGTTATCTGAAAACTTTTCTGAACCTTCAAATTTTACAGATTTATATACTTTCGAAGCCAAGGCCAATCCTAATAATCTAGGCATTTGGCCAGCGGTTGGGGAAATATCAGAAGAAATATTTTTTTGCTTCATTAAGTTTTTCCAACTTCCGTCTTCATTCAAACTTCTGGTCGCGTAATGCCCGTTCATTTGACGTCCTGCAGAAGCGGGTTCGCGCTCAATACTGGTATCAGCATACAATTGCGCAAAAAAACTTTCTACCGTTACAGCATTAATTGCTAATGCAAAAGTTTGATCACGGTAGTATCCAGATCGGAAATCACCATCTTTAAAAACCTTGGCCATCGCCAATTGCGGCAATTCTTTACCATCGCCAAAGATTCCAAATTTCGCTTTTCCGGTCAAAACTTCCCTTCTTCCGAGGTAAGACATCTCCCGGGAAATTCTGCCCAGTTTATAATCTTCCAGGATCTGGTTTTTAAAGTCTTGAAAAGAAATTTGCTGCGTTTCTATATAGGTAGTTTCCATAAACGTGAATTTTCACAAAGATAAATAATAGAATTGAATCTATAAAATTTGAAATTTAATTTTTTACAAATTTTTTATTTTTTCGAATCCTTTTTTATAAATTTGATAAAACTAATATCATAAAAAAAACTTTTAATTACCATGGAAAAGAAATCTCCACACATTTTAAATGCCTCTTCCGGATTATTGGGCTTTTGCCTGGTCATCCTAACTTCCTTAGAAATAACCAAAGTAAGTGACCGAAC
This DNA window, taken from Kaistella carnis, encodes the following:
- a CDS encoding alpha-ketoacid dehydrogenase subunit alpha/beta, which encodes METTYIETQQISFQDFKNQILEDYKLGRISREMSYLGRREVLTGKAKFGIFGDGKELPQLAMAKVFKDGDFRSGYYRDQTFALAINAVTVESFFAQLYADTSIEREPASAGRQMNGHYATRSLNEDGSWKNLMKQKNISSDISPTAGQMPRLLGLALASKVYKSVKFEGSEKFSDNGNEVAFGTIGDASTAEGHFWETLNAACALQVPMITSIWDDGYGISVPTHNQRAKADIAEMLSGFQRKEGENQGCEIIQVKAWDYPSLLDAYARAEHFARTESVPVVVHVIEVTQPQGHSTSGSHERYKDEDRLKWEGEFDGLLKFKEWILDYSIEIEGEEQQLATAEELEKIESEAKSFVKAGQKKAWENYQKTIQDLKESVLPLVENLKSQNAEVAAELEKFKAVISVAKKDIFHLVRKSLLLTRANQSAERQNLQTKFEEIYAVEKENYSSHLYSQSEWKATNVKEVAPVFSEASETVDGRVVVRNNFDKIFEKYPETLVFGEDAGNIGDVNQGLEGLQEKYGEVRIADTGIREATILGQGIGMAMRGLRPIAEIQYLDYILYCLQGMSDDLATVQYRTRGGQKAPLIIRTRGHRLEGVWHSGSPMAGILNLSKGILVLVPRNLTIAAGFYNTMLQADEPALIIECLNGYRLKEKQPDNLGEFTIPVGKIEVTKEGSDVTLVTYGSTWRLVMEAAAELEKIGISAEVIDIQSLIPFDLSHEISESVKKTNRLVIIDEDVEGGASAFILQQILEKQKAFRYLDSDPLTISAENHRPPYASDGDYFSKPSVDDMVEKVYALFTETNPTKFPKI